A section of the Streptomyces sp. SCL15-4 genome encodes:
- a CDS encoding PLP-dependent aminotransferase family protein: MAESWATSGVDLHLEPALAGGLRRGLTDALRDAVRTGRLAPGTRLPSSRTLAADLGIARNTVAEAYADLVAEGWLTARQGSGTRVADRAVAPPSAASGPGRREPGRPAHSLVPGTPDLAAFPRAEWLRAARRALATAPSDALGYGDPRGRRELRTALAGYLARVRGVRATPDSVVITAGFSHALRVLGTMLRSRGADTVAVESYGLDVHWRLLRAAGLATPALPYDALGTDPRPPDHAGAVLLTPAHQFPTGTPLRPDRRAGVVDWARRTGGLVLEDDYDGEFRYDRQPVGALQGLDPDRVVYLGTASKSLAPGLRLGWMVLPPALAREAVEAKGHVDTLGSLDQLTLAEFLTSGAYDRHVRSARLRYRRRRDALAAAVADRAPAVRVTGIAAGLHAVLRLPPGLEQPVVQAAGLQGLALHGLSYYRHTEAVADPSDALVVGYGTPSDSAWTGALEALCRVLP; the protein is encoded by the coding sequence ATGGCGGAATCCTGGGCCACTTCGGGCGTCGACCTGCACCTCGAACCGGCCCTCGCGGGGGGCCTGCGCCGGGGCCTGACGGACGCCCTGCGGGACGCGGTGCGCACCGGCCGGCTCGCTCCCGGCACCCGGCTGCCGTCCTCCCGGACCCTCGCCGCCGACCTCGGCATCGCCCGCAACACCGTCGCCGAGGCCTACGCCGACCTGGTCGCGGAGGGCTGGCTCACCGCCCGGCAGGGCTCCGGCACCCGGGTCGCGGACCGTGCGGTCGCCCCGCCGTCCGCCGCCTCCGGCCCGGGCCGCCGGGAGCCCGGCCGCCCCGCCCACAGCCTCGTCCCCGGCACCCCCGACCTCGCCGCCTTCCCGCGCGCCGAGTGGCTCAGGGCCGCCCGCCGGGCGCTGGCCACGGCCCCCTCCGACGCGCTCGGCTACGGCGACCCGCGCGGCCGGCGCGAGCTGCGCACCGCCCTCGCCGGATACCTCGCCCGGGTCCGGGGCGTGCGCGCCACCCCGGACAGCGTCGTGATCACCGCCGGCTTCTCGCACGCCCTGCGCGTCCTCGGCACGATGCTGCGCTCGCGCGGGGCGGACACGGTCGCGGTGGAGTCCTACGGCCTCGACGTCCACTGGCGCCTGCTGCGCGCGGCGGGCCTGGCCACCCCGGCGCTGCCCTACGACGCGCTCGGCACCGACCCCCGGCCGCCGGATCACGCCGGTGCGGTGCTGCTCACCCCGGCCCACCAGTTCCCGACGGGCACCCCGCTGCGTCCCGACCGGCGGGCCGGGGTCGTGGACTGGGCGCGGCGTACCGGCGGACTGGTCCTGGAGGACGACTACGACGGCGAGTTCCGCTACGACCGCCAGCCCGTCGGCGCCCTCCAGGGCCTCGACCCCGACCGGGTGGTCTACCTGGGCACCGCCAGCAAGTCCCTCGCGCCCGGGCTGCGGCTGGGCTGGATGGTGCTGCCGCCGGCCCTGGCCCGGGAGGCGGTCGAGGCCAAGGGCCATGTCGACACCCTCGGGTCGCTGGACCAGCTGACGCTGGCCGAATTCCTCACCTCCGGCGCCTACGACCGGCACGTCCGCTCCGCCCGCCTGCGCTACCGGCGCCGCCGCGACGCCCTCGCCGCGGCCGTGGCGGACCGTGCGCCGGCGGTGCGGGTGACGGGCATCGCGGCCGGGCTGCACGCGGTGCTGCGGCTCCCGCCGGGCCTGGAACAGCCGGTCGTCCAGGCCGCCGGTCTCCAGGGCCTGGCCCTGCACGGCCTGTCCTACTACCGCCACACCGAGGCGGTCGCCGACCCCTC
- a CDS encoding carboxymuconolactone decarboxylase family protein, protein MSTQEEPVPYAPEEPPRLRWAQHAPEVYKAMIQLDAVANQGLEPRLRELVKIRASQVNHCARCLDMHSKDALAAGESVERIIQLGAWEESRHFYTEKELAALELTDAVTVLTDGFVPDEVYERAAKHFDEAELSQLIAAIAVINAWNRFGVSTRTPPGHYHPGQHK, encoded by the coding sequence ATGAGCACTCAGGAAGAACCCGTCCCCTACGCCCCCGAGGAGCCGCCGCGGCTGCGCTGGGCCCAGCACGCGCCCGAGGTCTACAAGGCGATGATCCAGCTGGACGCCGTCGCCAACCAGGGCCTGGAGCCCCGGCTGCGCGAGCTGGTCAAGATCCGCGCCTCCCAGGTCAACCACTGCGCGCGCTGCCTCGACATGCACTCCAAGGACGCCCTCGCGGCCGGCGAGAGCGTGGAGCGGATCATCCAGCTCGGCGCGTGGGAGGAGTCGCGGCACTTCTACACCGAGAAGGAGCTGGCGGCGCTGGAACTGACCGACGCGGTCACCGTCCTGACCGACGGGTTCGTGCCGGACGAGGTGTACGAGCGGGCCGCCAAGCACTTCGACGAGGCCGAACTCTCCCAGCTGATCGCCGCCATCGCCGTGATCAACGCCTGGAACCGGTTCGGCGTGTCCACCCGGACGCCTCCGGGCCACTACCACCCGGGGCAGCACAAGTGA
- a CDS encoding carboxymuconolactone decarboxylase family protein: protein MNRTQLLDPKVFQAMAAVSAAAKKGLGDPVLAELVMIRASQINHCAFCLDMHLGLARKNGESEDRIHFLSAWEETEELYSERERAALALTEAVTVPTAGTSRTKSGGGFVPDEVYEAAAEHFDEAGLAHLIALITVINGWNRLMVSRRVPPGGRQP, encoded by the coding sequence GTGAACCGCACCCAGCTGCTGGACCCGAAGGTCTTCCAGGCGATGGCCGCCGTCAGCGCGGCGGCGAAGAAGGGACTCGGCGACCCGGTCCTGGCCGAACTGGTGATGATCCGCGCCTCGCAGATCAACCACTGCGCGTTCTGCCTCGACATGCACCTGGGCCTGGCCCGGAAGAACGGGGAGTCGGAGGACCGCATCCACTTCCTCAGCGCCTGGGAGGAGACCGAGGAGCTGTACAGCGAGCGGGAGCGGGCCGCGCTGGCGCTCACCGAGGCGGTCACCGTGCCGACCGCGGGCACCTCCCGGACGAAGTCCGGAGGGGGGTTCGTGCCGGACGAGGTGTACGAGGCCGCCGCCGAGCACTTCGACGAGGCCGGACTCGCCCATCTCATCGCCCTGATCACCGTCATCAACGGCTGGAACCGCCTGATGGTCAGCCGCCGTGTGCCCCCGGGAGGCCGGCAGCCGTGA
- a CDS encoding isocitrate lyase/phosphoenolpyruvate mutase family protein, which produces MSRTEEFRALHRRRAPDDPLVLPGPWDAAAARVFAEAGFPALATPSAGVAASLGYADGATPADEMFAAVARITRAVDVPVSADVEGGYGLAPKELVERLLEAGAVGCNLEDSDGGVLKDPHAHAEFLAGVRQAAADRLFVNARVDVFVHGDGDPERAVERAALYRAAGADCVYPIFAPVDVVPLLRSGIEGPLNLLARLDGDGPSPAALGELGATRVTFGPGLQRRAAAALREIAAGLLP; this is translated from the coding sequence GTGAGCAGGACCGAGGAGTTCCGCGCCCTGCACCGAAGGCGCGCGCCGGACGACCCGCTGGTCCTGCCCGGACCGTGGGACGCGGCCGCCGCGCGGGTCTTCGCGGAGGCCGGGTTCCCGGCGCTGGCCACGCCCAGCGCCGGAGTGGCCGCCTCGCTCGGCTACGCGGACGGGGCCACACCGGCCGACGAGATGTTCGCGGCCGTCGCCCGGATCACCCGGGCGGTGGACGTGCCGGTGTCGGCGGACGTCGAGGGCGGTTACGGGCTCGCGCCGAAGGAGCTGGTCGAGCGGCTGCTGGAGGCGGGGGCGGTGGGCTGCAATCTCGAGGACTCGGACGGTGGTGTCCTGAAGGATCCGCACGCGCACGCCGAGTTCCTCGCCGGCGTGCGCCAGGCCGCCGCCGACCGGTTGTTCGTCAACGCCCGCGTCGACGTCTTCGTTCACGGCGACGGTGATCCGGAACGGGCCGTCGAGCGGGCCGCGCTGTACCGCGCGGCGGGTGCCGACTGCGTGTACCCGATCTTCGCTCCGGTGGACGTGGTGCCGCTGCTGCGGTCGGGGATCGAGGGCCCGCTGAACCTGCTGGCCCGGCTGGACGGGGACGGCCCCTCGCCCGCCGCGCTCGGCGAACTCGGGGCCACCCGGGTCACGTTCGGGCCGGGCCTCCAGCGGCGGGCCGCGGCGGCGCTGCGGGAGATCGCCGCCGGGCTGCTGCCGTAG
- a CDS encoding ABC transporter substrate-binding protein, whose translation MRRTAITAAAAVLALATGCGAADMTRQASPFANARGAKTVTLSVQSWVGAQADAAVARYILEHKLGYRVDTVQVDEVPAWDALSQGRVDVLLEDWGHPEQEKRYVKEKKTITPGGGLGVTGHIGWFVPAYFAERHPDVTDWRNLDKYASLFRTAESGGKGQLMDGSPSYVTHDKALVKNLGLDYQVVFAGSEAAQITQIKRFAKEKKPFLTYWYSPQWLFEKVPMTEVRLPPYKEGCDADAAKVACAYPHTPLKKYLNAGFAKSGGKAAAFLKRFRWTTEDQNEVSLMIAEQKLSPAEAAKKWVDSHPSVWKKWLS comes from the coding sequence ATGCGCCGTACCGCGATCACGGCCGCCGCGGCCGTCCTGGCCCTCGCCACCGGCTGCGGCGCCGCCGACATGACCAGGCAGGCCAGCCCGTTCGCCAACGCCCGGGGCGCGAAGACGGTCACCCTGTCCGTGCAGTCCTGGGTGGGCGCACAGGCCGACGCGGCCGTCGCCCGGTACATCCTGGAGCACAAGCTCGGCTACCGCGTCGACACCGTCCAGGTCGACGAGGTACCGGCCTGGGACGCGCTCAGCCAGGGCCGGGTGGACGTCCTCCTGGAGGACTGGGGCCACCCCGAGCAGGAGAAGCGCTACGTGAAGGAGAAGAAGACCATCACGCCCGGCGGCGGGCTCGGGGTGACCGGGCACATCGGCTGGTTCGTGCCGGCCTACTTCGCCGAGCGGCACCCGGACGTCACCGACTGGCGGAACCTGGACAAGTACGCCTCGCTTTTCCGTACCGCGGAGAGCGGCGGCAAGGGCCAGCTGATGGACGGCTCGCCGTCCTACGTCACTCACGACAAGGCCCTGGTGAAGAACCTGGGCCTGGACTACCAGGTCGTCTTCGCCGGTTCCGAGGCCGCGCAGATCACCCAGATCAAGCGGTTCGCCAAGGAGAAGAAGCCCTTCCTGACCTACTGGTACTCCCCCCAGTGGCTGTTCGAGAAGGTGCCGATGACGGAGGTGAGGCTGCCGCCGTACAAGGAGGGCTGCGACGCGGACGCGGCGAAGGTCGCCTGCGCCTACCCGCACACCCCGCTGAAGAAGTACCTCAACGCGGGCTTCGCGAAGTCCGGCGGCAAGGCGGCGGCCTTCCTGAAGAGGTTCCGGTGGACCACCGAGGACCAGAACGAGGTCTCGCTGATGATCGCCGAGCAGAAGCTCTCCCCGGCCGAGGCGGCGAAGAAGTGGGTGGACAGCCACCCGTCCGTGTGGAAGAAGTGGCTGTCCTGA
- a CDS encoding ABC transporter permease, which translates to MATLSLPTSRTKAPRLLKNRAAAKLLLLALLTAVLLPFLHRWGNGSWPHSLTVSLDKPLASASDWVIDNRDSHPLFLYFLGHLSNAVVLAVRAVYLTLLAAGWAGVTAFGALLAWRLAGPRLAAGTALAFLACGALGMWVPTMQTLALMVVAVLASVAVGALLGVAAGLSDRLDRALRPVLDTMQVLPAFAYLLPVVLVFGIGVPAAVLATVVYAAPPMARLTALGLRGADPEVLEAVESLGATRRQRLLTARIPLAREELLLGLNQTIMMALSMAVIAAVIGAGGLGDRVYQALASVDVGAALAAGIPLVLLAIVLDRLTAAAGEDTARPRAAGRPRITGWAATLAGTVAAALAARLLGASDWPAGWTLDIAGAVNRAVDWMTDHLYSGIPVVGGTADWAGRFTAWVLDPVRAGLQGMPWWSVLLVVAALAWLIGTWRTALTAVLAMAAIGVLGVWEPALDTLSQVLAAVAVTLVLGLATGIAAARSDRVDRVLRPVLDVLQTMPQFVYLIPVVALFGVGRAPAVAAAVVYALPAVVRITAQGLRQVDPAALESARSLGATGRQQLWQVQLPLARRALLLAVNQGVVLVLAVVIIGGLVGGGALGYDVAFGLAQGDLATGLVAGAAIVCLGLMLDRVTQPTGCRPGKGA; encoded by the coding sequence ATGGCCACGCTCAGTCTGCCGACCTCCAGAACCAAGGCCCCCCGCCTCCTCAAGAACCGCGCGGCGGCCAAACTCCTCCTCCTCGCCCTCCTCACCGCCGTCCTCCTGCCCTTCCTGCACCGCTGGGGCAACGGCAGCTGGCCCCACTCGCTGACCGTCAGCCTCGACAAGCCCCTCGCCTCCGCCAGCGACTGGGTCATCGACAACCGGGACAGCCACCCGCTGTTCCTGTACTTCCTCGGCCACCTCAGCAACGCGGTCGTCCTCGCCGTACGCGCCGTCTACCTCACCCTGCTCGCCGCGGGCTGGGCCGGCGTCACGGCCTTCGGCGCCCTGCTCGCCTGGCGCCTGGCCGGCCCGCGCCTGGCCGCCGGCACGGCCCTCGCCTTCCTGGCCTGCGGCGCGCTCGGCATGTGGGTGCCGACCATGCAGACCCTCGCCCTGATGGTCGTGGCGGTCCTCGCCTCCGTCGCCGTCGGCGCGCTCCTCGGCGTCGCCGCCGGCCTCTCCGACCGGCTGGACCGCGCCCTGCGCCCGGTCCTGGACACCATGCAGGTGCTCCCGGCCTTCGCCTATCTCCTCCCCGTCGTCCTGGTCTTCGGCATCGGCGTCCCCGCGGCCGTTCTCGCCACCGTCGTCTACGCCGCCCCGCCGATGGCCCGCCTCACCGCGCTCGGCCTGCGCGGGGCCGACCCGGAGGTCCTGGAGGCCGTGGAGTCGCTCGGCGCCACCCGCCGCCAGCGGCTGCTGACCGCCCGTATCCCGCTGGCCCGCGAAGAGCTGCTGCTCGGCCTCAACCAGACGATCATGATGGCGCTGTCCATGGCCGTCATCGCGGCCGTCATCGGCGCCGGCGGCCTCGGTGACCGCGTCTACCAGGCGCTCGCCTCGGTCGACGTCGGCGCCGCCCTCGCCGCCGGCATCCCGCTCGTGCTGCTCGCGATCGTGCTGGACCGGCTCACCGCGGCGGCGGGCGAGGACACCGCCCGCCCGCGGGCCGCCGGCCGGCCGAGGATCACCGGCTGGGCCGCCACGCTGGCCGGCACCGTCGCCGCCGCCCTCGCCGCCCGGCTGCTCGGCGCGTCCGACTGGCCCGCCGGCTGGACCTTGGACATCGCCGGAGCGGTCAACCGGGCCGTCGACTGGATGACCGACCACCTCTACTCCGGCATCCCGGTCGTCGGCGGCACCGCCGACTGGGCGGGCCGCTTCACCGCCTGGGTCCTGGACCCCGTCCGCGCCGGACTGCAAGGCATGCCCTGGTGGTCGGTGCTGCTCGTGGTGGCGGCCCTGGCCTGGCTGATCGGCACCTGGCGCACCGCGCTGACCGCCGTCCTCGCCATGGCCGCGATCGGCGTGCTCGGCGTGTGGGAACCGGCGCTCGACACCCTCTCCCAGGTGCTGGCCGCCGTCGCCGTCACCCTCGTGCTCGGCCTCGCCACCGGCATCGCCGCGGCCCGCAGCGACCGCGTCGACCGCGTCCTGCGCCCGGTCCTGGACGTCCTGCAGACGATGCCGCAGTTCGTGTACCTGATCCCGGTCGTCGCCCTGTTCGGCGTCGGCCGTGCCCCCGCCGTCGCCGCGGCCGTCGTCTACGCCCTCCCGGCCGTCGTCCGGATCACCGCGCAGGGCCTGCGCCAGGTCGACCCGGCCGCGCTGGAGTCCGCGCGTTCGCTCGGCGCGACCGGACGGCAGCAGCTGTGGCAGGTGCAGCTCCCGCTCGCCCGGCGCGCGCTGCTGCTCGCCGTCAACCAGGGCGTGGTCCTGGTCCTCGCCGTCGTCATCATCGGCGGCCTGGTCGGCGGCGGCGCCCTCGGCTACGACGTCGCCTTCGGCCTCGCCCAGGGCGACCTGGCCACCGGCCTGGTGGCCGGCGCCGCCATCGTCTGCCTGGGCCTGATGCTCGACCGCGTGACGCAGCCGACCGGGTGCCGCCCGGGGAAGGGAGCCTGA
- a CDS encoding glycine betaine/L-proline ABC transporter ATP-binding protein — protein MTLTVPTRKPPTTADPVFSVSHLWKVFGPKPERVPADPGLSALPAAELRSRTGCTAAVRDVSFDVRKGEVFVVMGLSGSGKSTLVRCLTRLIEPTAGTIAIDGEDVRAMDTSRLRELRRHRAAMVFQHFGLLPHRTVLDNVAYGLEIQGVGRSERRERAAEFVAKVGLAGMERRRPGQLSGGQRQRVGLARALAVDPEVLLFDEPFSALDPLIRRDMQEEVTRLHREEGRTMVFITHDLAEALKLGDRIALMRDGRVVQLGTPEEIVGSPADDYVREFVRDVPREQVLTCRTAMRPVSPGDAAGGPALRPEATVAEAIEAVARAGTPARVMDEGRCLGVVDHDRLLGVVAGVTPGTPPGTATAPAERRRTAQPPASTTPEAV, from the coding sequence ATGACCCTCACCGTCCCCACCCGCAAGCCGCCCACCACGGCCGACCCCGTCTTCTCGGTGTCCCACCTGTGGAAGGTGTTCGGCCCCAAGCCCGAGCGCGTCCCCGCCGACCCCGGCCTCAGCGCCCTGCCCGCGGCCGAACTCCGCTCCCGCACCGGCTGCACGGCCGCCGTCAGGGACGTCTCCTTCGACGTCCGCAAGGGCGAGGTCTTCGTCGTCATGGGCCTGTCCGGCTCCGGCAAGTCCACCCTGGTCCGCTGCCTGACCCGGCTGATCGAACCGACGGCCGGCACCATCGCCATCGACGGCGAGGACGTCCGCGCGATGGACACCTCCCGGCTGCGCGAGCTGCGCCGGCACCGGGCCGCGATGGTCTTCCAGCACTTCGGGCTGCTCCCGCACCGCACGGTCCTCGACAATGTCGCCTACGGCCTGGAGATCCAGGGCGTCGGCCGGTCCGAACGCCGGGAGCGCGCCGCCGAGTTCGTCGCCAAGGTCGGCCTGGCGGGCATGGAGCGGCGCCGCCCCGGCCAGCTGTCCGGCGGTCAGCGCCAGCGGGTGGGTCTCGCCCGGGCGCTGGCCGTCGACCCCGAGGTGCTGCTCTTCGACGAGCCCTTCAGCGCGCTGGACCCGCTCATCCGCCGGGACATGCAGGAGGAGGTGACCCGCCTGCACCGGGAGGAGGGCCGCACGATGGTCTTCATCACCCACGACCTCGCCGAGGCCCTCAAACTCGGCGACCGCATCGCCCTGATGCGCGACGGCCGCGTGGTCCAGCTCGGCACCCCCGAGGAGATCGTCGGCTCCCCGGCCGACGACTACGTCCGCGAGTTCGTCCGCGACGTCCCCCGCGAACAGGTCCTGACCTGCCGTACGGCCATGCGCCCCGTGTCCCCCGGCGACGCCGCGGGCGGCCCGGCCCTGCGCCCCGAGGCCACGGTCGCCGAGGCCATCGAGGCGGTGGCCCGGGCGGGCACTCCGGCGCGGGTGATGGACGAGGGCCGCTGCCTGGGCGTGGTCGACCACGACCGGCTGCTCGGCGTCGTGGCGGGCGTCACCCCCGGCACCCCGCCCGGGACCGCCACGGCACCCGCGGAACGCCGGCGAACGGCCCAGCCCCCGGCGAGCACCACCCCGGAGGCCGTCTGA
- a CDS encoding GMC family oxidoreductase, producing the protein MPDTTPHVYDYVVIGGGTAGSVIASRLTENPDVTVAVIEGGPSDVGRDDVLTLRRWMGLLGGELDYDYPTVEQPRGNSHIRHSRARVLGGCSSHNTLISFKPLPSDWDEWEAAGAKGWGAVPMEAYFARLKNNIVSVDEKDRNAIARDFVDAARSALGVPRVEGFNRAPFTEGVGFFDLAYHPEDNKRSSASVAYLHPVMDERPNLTILLETWAYRLELNGTRAEGVHVRTKDGTELLVRAREEVVLCAGAVDSPRLLIHSGIGPRADLEALGIPVAHDLPGVGENLLDHPESVIVWETHGPIPENSAMDSDAGLFVRRDPEHAGPDLMFHFYQIPFTDNPERLGYRRPEFGVSMTPNIPKPKSRGRLYLTSADPAVKPALDFRYFTDEDDYDARTLVDGIRIAREIAKAEPLAGWLKREVCPGPEITGDAELSEYARKAAHTVYHPAGTCKMGAADDELAVVDPELRVRGLDGIRVADASVFPTMTAVNPMIGVLMVGEKAVDLIGGDLR; encoded by the coding sequence ATGCCCGACACCACCCCCCACGTCTACGACTACGTCGTCATCGGCGGCGGCACGGCCGGCTCCGTCATCGCCTCCCGCCTCACCGAGAACCCGGACGTCACCGTCGCCGTCATCGAGGGCGGCCCGAGCGACGTCGGCCGCGACGACGTCCTCACCCTGCGCCGCTGGATGGGCCTGCTCGGCGGCGAACTCGACTACGACTACCCGACGGTGGAACAGCCGCGCGGCAACTCCCACATCCGGCACAGCCGCGCCCGCGTCCTCGGCGGCTGCTCCTCGCACAACACCCTGATCTCCTTCAAGCCCCTGCCCTCCGACTGGGACGAGTGGGAGGCCGCCGGCGCCAAGGGCTGGGGCGCCGTCCCCATGGAGGCCTACTTCGCCCGGCTGAAGAACAACATCGTCTCCGTGGACGAGAAGGACCGGAACGCCATCGCCCGCGACTTCGTCGACGCGGCCCGGTCGGCACTCGGGGTACCCCGGGTCGAGGGCTTCAACCGCGCGCCGTTCACCGAGGGCGTCGGCTTCTTCGACCTCGCCTACCACCCCGAGGACAACAAGCGCTCCTCCGCCTCCGTCGCCTACCTCCACCCGGTGATGGACGAGCGCCCGAACCTCACGATCCTGCTGGAGACCTGGGCGTACCGGCTGGAGCTGAACGGCACCCGCGCCGAGGGCGTGCACGTGCGCACCAAGGACGGCACGGAGCTGCTGGTCCGCGCCCGCGAGGAAGTCGTGCTGTGCGCGGGCGCCGTCGACTCCCCGCGCCTGCTGATCCACTCCGGCATCGGTCCCCGGGCCGACCTCGAAGCGCTCGGCATCCCCGTCGCGCACGACCTGCCGGGCGTCGGCGAGAACCTGCTCGACCACCCCGAGTCGGTCATCGTGTGGGAGACCCACGGCCCGATCCCGGAGAACTCGGCGATGGACTCCGACGCGGGCCTGTTCGTACGCCGCGACCCGGAGCACGCCGGCCCGGACCTGATGTTCCACTTCTACCAGATCCCGTTCACCGACAACCCGGAGCGCCTCGGCTACCGGCGGCCGGAGTTCGGCGTCTCCATGACCCCGAACATCCCCAAGCCCAAGAGCCGCGGCCGCCTGTACCTGACCAGCGCGGACCCCGCCGTCAAGCCGGCCCTCGACTTCCGCTACTTCACCGACGAGGACGACTACGACGCCCGGACCCTGGTCGACGGCATCCGCATCGCCCGCGAGATCGCCAAGGCCGAGCCGCTGGCCGGCTGGCTCAAGCGCGAGGTGTGCCCCGGCCCGGAGATCACCGGCGACGCCGAGCTGAGCGAGTACGCCCGCAAGGCCGCCCACACCGTCTACCACCCGGCCGGCACCTGCAAGATGGGCGCCGCCGACGACGAACTCGCCGTCGTCGACCCCGAGCTGCGCGTCCGCGGTCTCGACGGCATCCGCGTCGCCGACGCGTCCGTCTTCCCGACCATGACCGCCGTCAACCCGATGATCGGGGTGCTCATGGTCGGGGAGAAGGCCGTCGACCTGATCGGAGGTGACCTGCGATGA
- a CDS encoding aldehyde dehydrogenase family protein has protein sequence MADRTERQPQATIHADGAWLAAVSGATREILDPADARPFAVVAEGDEKDADRAVAAARHAFDHGPWPRTPVAERAALLRRVAGLLLRDREELGLLESRDAGKTVEEGRVDIDCVADAFRYFADLVAAEAPGRVVDAGSPEIHSVVVHEPVGVCALITPWNYPLLQASWKIAPALAAGNTFVVKPSEITPMTTIALIDLLAEAGLPAGVANLVTGPGHTVGARLAEHPDVDLVSFTGGLASGVKVARAAAPTVKKVALELGGKNPNVVFADACATEEGFDTAVDQALNAAFIHSGQVCSAGARLIVEESVRDRFVTELARRAGKIRLGRGTADGVECGPLVSEQQRAKVEAYVASALEEGAVLRCGGKRPEPSPERPESGWFYEPTVLDHCHREMRVVREEVFGPVVTVETFRTEEEAVRLANDTEYGLAGAVWSADTARARRVASRLRHGTVWINDFHPYLPQAEWGGFGRSGTGRELGPAGLAEYRETKHVYENLAPRPVRWFAG, from the coding sequence ATGGCGGACAGAACGGAACGACAGCCCCAGGCGACCATCCACGCGGACGGCGCGTGGCTGGCAGCGGTCTCCGGCGCGACCCGGGAGATCCTCGACCCCGCGGACGCCCGGCCGTTCGCCGTGGTCGCCGAGGGGGACGAGAAGGACGCCGACCGCGCGGTGGCCGCGGCCCGGCACGCCTTCGACCACGGCCCCTGGCCCCGCACCCCGGTCGCCGAACGCGCCGCGCTGCTGCGCCGCGTCGCCGGTCTCCTCCTGCGCGACCGCGAGGAACTCGGCCTGCTGGAGAGCCGGGACGCCGGCAAGACCGTCGAGGAGGGCCGCGTCGACATCGACTGCGTCGCCGACGCCTTCCGCTACTTCGCCGACCTGGTGGCCGCCGAGGCGCCCGGCCGGGTGGTCGACGCGGGCTCGCCCGAGATCCACAGCGTGGTCGTCCACGAACCGGTCGGCGTATGCGCGCTGATCACTCCCTGGAACTACCCGCTGCTCCAAGCCAGTTGGAAGATCGCTCCGGCGCTCGCGGCCGGCAACACCTTCGTGGTCAAGCCCAGCGAGATCACCCCGATGACCACCATCGCGCTGATCGACCTGCTGGCCGAGGCCGGCCTGCCCGCGGGCGTGGCGAACCTCGTCACCGGGCCCGGCCACACCGTCGGCGCCCGGCTCGCCGAGCATCCCGACGTCGACCTGGTCTCCTTCACCGGCGGCCTGGCCAGCGGCGTCAAGGTCGCCCGGGCCGCCGCGCCCACCGTCAAGAAGGTCGCCCTCGAACTCGGCGGCAAGAACCCCAACGTGGTCTTCGCCGACGCCTGCGCCACCGAGGAGGGCTTCGACACCGCCGTGGACCAGGCCCTGAACGCGGCCTTCATCCACAGCGGCCAGGTCTGCTCGGCCGGCGCCCGGCTCATCGTCGAGGAGTCCGTCCGCGACCGCTTCGTCACCGAACTCGCCCGCCGCGCCGGCAAGATCAGGCTCGGCCGCGGCACCGCGGACGGCGTCGAGTGCGGCCCGCTCGTCTCCGAGCAGCAGCGCGCCAAGGTCGAGGCGTACGTCGCCTCCGCCCTCGAGGAAGGCGCCGTCCTGCGCTGCGGCGGCAAGCGGCCCGAACCCTCACCCGAACGCCCCGAGTCCGGCTGGTTCTACGAGCCGACCGTCCTCGACCACTGCCACCGCGAGATGCGCGTCGTCCGCGAGGAGGTGTTCGGCCCGGTCGTCACCGTCGAGACCTTCCGCACCGAGGAGGAGGCCGTCCGTCTCGCCAACGACACCGAGTACGGCCTGGCCGGCGCGGTCTGGAGCGCGGACACCGCCAGGGCCCGCCGGGTGGCGTCCCGGCTGCGCCACGGCACCGTCTGGATCAACGACTTCCACCCCTATCTGCCGCAGGCCGAATGGGGCGGCTTCGGCAGGAGCGGCACCGGCCGCGAGCTGGGCCCCGCCGGACTCGCCGAGTACCGCGAGACCAAGCACGTCTACGAGAACCTCGCGCCGAGGCCGGTGCGCTGGTTCGCCGGCTGA